The Ziziphus jujuba cultivar Dongzao chromosome 7, ASM3175591v1 genome includes a region encoding these proteins:
- the LOC107425336 gene encoding uncharacterized protein LOC107425336 isoform X2, whose translation MAFSLLKQPHNLPYLSPFHPKLPLASFPISLSFPISSSTTPNGLHSPPLCASAHSQTGPVKKRSSNKKRKKKAKADVGSAGDDSEGLNFSDVEIVGISGASGDGSYSGSGSDSRSSGYHPTPLPKPPAGFVVDDQGRVLMASNKRIATLVSDDEVDAILPSAAYALAKIHMHMVHSGFCYTARGGFCYSEDDIFDFRTDDGQGVDGLPTEGVEITCFHLDGAHYMIYTPSDPLLFVAVKDKNGLLQIADDDLLEDPAIISAIDEETEFNALVEEEAALLDSLLGKE comes from the exons ATGGCTTTCTCACTCCTCAAACAACCTCACAACCTTCCATATCTCTCCCCCTTCCACCCTAAGCTGCCATTGGCTTCCTTcccaatttctctctccttcccaatttcttcttcaacaaccCCCAATGGCCTCCATTCCCCTCCTCTATGCGCCTCCGCACACTCGCAGACCGGTCCTGTGAAGAAACGCTCTTCCaataagaagaggaagaagaaggcgAAGGCTGATGTTGGTTCTGCTGGCGATGATTCAGAGGGTCTGAACTTCAGTGATGTTGAAATTGTGGGCATTTCGGGTGCTTCCGGTGATGGGTCGTATTCGGGTTCGGGTTCGGATTCGCGTTCTTCGGGTTACCATCCCACTCCACTGCCGAAACCTCCAGCTGGGTTTGTTGTGGATGATCAAGGAAGGGTTCTCATGGCTTCTAACAAGCGGATTGCCACCCTT GTTAGTGATGATGAGGTTGATGCAATTCTTCCTTCTGCTGCTTATGCGCTTGCCAAGATACACATGCATATGGTACATAGCGG ATTTTGTTATACAGCTCGAGGAGGGTTTTGCTACTCTGAAGATGATATATTTGATTTCCGCACAG ATGATGGTCAAGGTGTAGATGGCTTGCCAACAGAGGGTGTAGAAATTACATGCTTCCATCTG GATGGTGCACATTACATGATATATACACCATCTGATCCacttctttttgttgctgtaAAG GACAAAAATGGGTTATTGCAAATTGCTGACGAT GATCTCTTGGAGGATCCTGCTATAATAAGTGCCATAGACGAGGAGACCGAGTTTAATGCCTTGGTG GAGGAAGAGGCAGCTCTTCTTGATTCATTATTAGGGAAAGAATAG
- the LOC107425363 gene encoding uncharacterized protein LOC107425363, whose protein sequence is MLPLPLKLVRSLVFGQTINNNPFLLTRNHSTHHQQHQDEDNDDDDDDEEEEEEEEEEEDGDDNHDNGLHHHHRHHHHRKCTRPKLKSKNAKSKTPLLLFLPTKELVTDTYRLATIARDMGMDLHPTPSLSHIILSYPSSSSSPSSTSPSSFPSSWSSSSLSSSCSLPSNAVPLPFPSFSSASLTHLRSFVKLSKGLFKLVFLSSNGTNNETSVGNSSNWNCCSISLFSRLTGDRIDTMEGFCRALAGKGWTLFKTKENPSVDSGDRIVPGRKSVYLFRKVETSRVRSGRRNGDGGNGGESRVRELRLPQLDFRNAPLRILQYILLMTDDMFYLA, encoded by the coding sequence atgcttCCTCTTCCTCTAAAGCTGGTTCGCTCTCTCGTCTTTGGCCAAACCATTAACAACAACCCTTTCCTTCTCACCCGAAATCACAGTACCCACCACCAACAACATCAAGACGAAGAcaacgacgacgacgacgacgacgaagaagaagaagaagaagaagaagaagaagaagatggtgaTGATAACCATGACAATGGTCTCCACCATCACCAccgccatcatcatcatcggaAATGTACTAGACCAAAGCTCAAATCCAAGAATGCCAAATCCAAAACCCCATTGCTCCTTTTCCTCCCAACCAAAGAGCTTGTAACTGACACTTACAGGCTAGCAACCATAGCCAGAGACATGGGCATGGATTTGCATCCGACCCCATCTCTATCCCACATCATTCTCTCTTACccatcttcctcttcttctccatCTTCAACATCCCCTTCTTCGTTCCCATCCTCATGGTCTTCGTCTTCGCTCTCATCGTCTTGTTCTTTGCCGTCAAACGCCGTTCCTCTTCCTTTCCCTTCGTTTTCTTCGGCCTCACTGACTCATCTCCGCTCCTTCGTCAAGCTCTCCAAAGGTCTGTTCAAGCTTGTGTTTTTGAGCTCCAATGGTACGAACAACGAGACGAGTGTTGGGAATTCTAGCAACTGGAATTGCTGTTCGATTTCTCTGTTTTCGCGGCTAACCGGCGACCGGATTGACACGATGGAAGGGTTTTGTCGGGCTTTGGCCGGAAAAGGGTGGACCCTTTTCAAGACTAAAGAAAACCCATCTGTGGATTCCGGCGATAGGATAGTTCCTGGTCGGAAATCGGTATACCTGTTTAGGAAGGTGGAGACGAGCAGGGTTCGGAGTGGGCGGAGAAATGGGGATGGTGGAAATGGTGGGGAGAGTAGGGTTAGGGAGCTGAGGTTGCCTCAATTGGATTTTAGGAATGCCCCTTTGAGGATTTTGCAGTACATTCTTCTAATGACTGATGATATGTTCTATCTTGCATAA
- the LOC125423721 gene encoding cyclin-dependent kinase E-1 isoform X2: MGDGSSGGGGNRGLVASGNSNSNNNNNSNSNSNNSSSNNNKPQWLQQYDLIGKIGEGTYGLVFLARTKSPNNRGKSIAIKKFKQSKDGDGVSPTAIREIMLLREISHENVVKLVNVHINHVDMSLYLAFDYAEHDLYEIIRHHRDKVNQGINPYTVKSLLWQLLNGLNYLHSNWIIHRDLKPSNILVMGDGEEQGVVKIADFGLARIYQAPLKSLSENGVVVTIWYRAPELLLGAKHYTSAVDMWAVGCIFAELLTLKPLFQGAEVKAPPNPFQLDQLDKIFKVLGHPTLEKWPTLANLPHWQQDLQHIQGHKYDNHGLHGFVHLPLKSAAYDLLSKMLEYDPRKRITAAQALEHEYFRVEPLPGRNALVPPQGEKVVNYPTRPVDTTTDFEGTTSLQPSQPVSSGNTVSGSMQPAHGVTGRSVPRPLLGMPRMQPQGMAPYNLASQAGMGGGMNPGGIPMQRGVSAHQQQQLRRKDAGMGMGGYPPQQKPRRM, from the exons ATGGGGGACGGAAGCTCCGGCGGCGGCGGCAACAGAGGGCTGGTGGCTAGCGGCAATTCAAacagcaacaataataataatagcaatagcAATAGCAATaacagcagcagcaacaacaacaaaccGCAGTGGCTGCAGCAGTACGATCTCATTGGCAAGATTGGTGAAGGAACCTACGGCCTCGTCTTCCTCGCACGCACTAAATCTCCTAACAATCGCGGAAAATCCATTGCCATCAAGAAATTCAAGCAGTCCAAGGACGGCGATGGTGTCTCCCCTACCGCCATACGTGAAATCatg TTATTGCGGGAGATATCGCACGAGAATGTGGTGAAGTTGGTGAATGTTCATATTAACCATGTGGACATGTCGCTCTATCTTGCATTTGATTACGCCGAGCATGACCTCTAT GAAATTATTCGGCATCACAGGGACAAGGTTAACCAAGGTATCAATCCATACACTGTTAAGTCATTGCTATGGCAGCTGCTCAATGGACTGAATTATCTCCACAG TAATTGGATTATCCATCGAGATCTGAAGCCATCTAATATCTTG GTTATGGGTGACGGGGAGGAGCAGGGAGTTGTTAAAATTGCTGATTTTGGACTTGCAAGAATATATCAAGCTCCCCTGAAGTCATTATCCGAAAATGGG GTTGTGGTGACCATTTGGTATCGAGCACCAGAGTTGCTCCTTGGGGCGAAGCACTATACAAGTGCTGTTG ACATGTGGGCTGTTGGTTGCATTTTTGCTGAGCTTTTGACTCTGAAGCCACTATTTCAAGGAGCAGAAGTGAAAGCCCCTCCAAATCCTTTCCAG CTTGATCAACTTGACAAGATATTCAAGGTTTTag GTCATCCCACACTAGAAAAGTGGCCAACACTTGCAAATCTTCCACATTGGCAACAAGACCTACAACATATTCAAGGTCATAAATA CGACAATCATGGACTGCATGGATTTGTTCATCTCCCTCTAAAAAGTGCTGCATATGATCTCTTGTCTAAGATGCTCGA GTATGATCCTCGAAAGCGTATAACAGCAGCACAAGCTCTAGAGCATGA GTATTTTCGCGTTGAACCTTTACCAGGACGCAA TGCTCTAGTACCCCCCCAAGGAGAGAAAGTTGTCAATTATCCTACTCGTCCGGTAGACACAACTACAGATTTTGAAGGGACAACTAGTCTTCAGCCTTCACAGCCG GTATCATCTGGAAATACAGTATCGGGAAGCATGCAACCTGCTCATGGAGTGACAGGCCGATCTGTCCCACGGCCATTGCTTGGCATGCCGAGGATGCAGCCTCAGGGCATGGCACCTTATAATCTCGCATCTCAGGCTGGGATGGGTGGTGGGATGAACCCTGGTGGCATCCCAATGCAACGTGGTGTCTCTGCTCATCAGCAGCAACAG TTAAGAAGGAAAGATGCAGGAATGGGAATGGGCGGATACCCTCCACAACAGAAACCAAGACGCATGTGA
- the LOC107425362 gene encoding uncharacterized protein LOC107425362 — protein sequence MGKENLPHSNDGVTDGGCSPNEGDNLGSNSRHSLDKEAGLPTCRVCQCAESDKRGDAALGFLGIIPPLQEARKSNGEMKHDSTVVTKDVERNVSLKKNAGTESGYLEFIGPDGEVFICNADLERGSHHSQDTLVELGCSCKNDLALAHYACAIKWFINHGSTTCEICGHVTKNIRTADFKKVLSSLKEYEALRERTASGEPNPALLHTSADVDPDAVAAIRRQRLSEISLWFGPHNNNNGNNAAAVSDVVSEQLPSDVPEDVTPAENPATKWAVEGTGILLATGLLTVTLAWLIAPRVGKKTAKSGLHILLGGICALTVVVFFRFFVLTRIKYGPARYWAILFVFWFLVFGIWASRTHGAHTT from the exons ATGGGTAAGGAAAATTTGCCACACTCTAACGATGGAGTAACTGATGGAGGTTGTTCACCTAATGAGGGTGATAATTTAGGATCTAACTCACGCCATAGTCTAGACAAGGAGGCTGGCCTGCCAACTTGTCGTGTATGTCAATGTGCTGAATCTGACAAAAGGGGAGATGCTGCTCTAGGGTTTTTGGGTATCATTCCTCCATTACAGGAAGCACGTAAAAGCAATGGGGAAATGAAGCATGATAGCACAGTAGTCACGAAAGATGTTGAACGCAATGTTTCTCTCAAGAAAAATGCAGGAACAGAATCTGGATATCTGGAGTTTATAGGCCCAGATGGGGAGGTTTTCATCTGTAATGCTGATTTGGAAAGGGGTTCACATCACAGCCAAGACACGTTGGTTGAGCTTGGTTGCTCTTGCAAAAATGACCTTGCTCTAGCACACTATGCTTGTGCTATCAAATGGTTCATCAACCATGGATCCACTACTTGTGAAATATGCGGTCATGTTACAAAAAATATTCGCACTGCAGACTTCAAAAAGGTTCTGAGCTCTTTGAAGGAGTATGAAGCATTGAGGGAACGGACTGCTAGTGGAGAACCCAATCCAGCCCTTCTGCATACAAGCGCTGATGTAGATCCAGATGCTGTAGCAGCTATCCGAAGACAGCGACTAAGTGAGATTTCATTGTGGTTTGGTCcacataataataacaatggtaATAATGCTGCTGCAGTTTCAGACGTTGTATCTGAACAACTACCAAGTGATGTACCTGAAGATGTTACCCCTGCTGAAAATCCTGCAACAAAGTGGGCTGTGGAAGGTACTGGGATTTTGCTTGCAACGGGTCTACTTACTGTTACTTTGGCATGGCTCATAGCTCCTCGTGTTGGGAAG AAAACTGCCAAAAGTGGTCTCCACATTCTTCTTGGAGGCATTTGTGCTTTAACAGTTGTGGTTTTCTTTCGCTTT TTTGTGCTTACCAGAATCAAGTACGGACCTGCACGCTACTGGGCAATCTTGTTTGTGTTTTGGTTTCTTGTCTTTGGTATATGGGCATCACGGACACATGGTGCCCATACAACATGA
- the LOC107425336 gene encoding uncharacterized protein LOC107425336 isoform X1, which produces MAFSLLKQPHNLPYLSPFHPKLPLASFPISLSFPISSSTTPNGLHSPPLCASAHSQTGPVKKRSSNKKRKKKAKADVGSAGDDSEGLNFSDVEIVGISGASGDGSYSGSGSDSRSSGYHPTPLPKPPAGFVVDDQGRVLMASNKRIATLVDPTNNFPLECVIRRVFRSSQGDECMLLCPVDTPVQILKSTNIDGWSAVSDDEVDAILPSAAYALAKIHMHMVHSGFCYTARGGFCYSEDDIFDFRTDDGQGVDGLPTEGVEITCFHLDGAHYMIYTPSDPLLFVAVKDKNGLLQIADDDLLEDPAIISAIDEETEFNALVEEEAALLDSLLGKE; this is translated from the exons ATGGCTTTCTCACTCCTCAAACAACCTCACAACCTTCCATATCTCTCCCCCTTCCACCCTAAGCTGCCATTGGCTTCCTTcccaatttctctctccttcccaatttcttcttcaacaaccCCCAATGGCCTCCATTCCCCTCCTCTATGCGCCTCCGCACACTCGCAGACCGGTCCTGTGAAGAAACGCTCTTCCaataagaagaggaagaagaaggcgAAGGCTGATGTTGGTTCTGCTGGCGATGATTCAGAGGGTCTGAACTTCAGTGATGTTGAAATTGTGGGCATTTCGGGTGCTTCCGGTGATGGGTCGTATTCGGGTTCGGGTTCGGATTCGCGTTCTTCGGGTTACCATCCCACTCCACTGCCGAAACCTCCAGCTGGGTTTGTTGTGGATGATCAAGGAAGGGTTCTCATGGCTTCTAACAAGCGGATTGCCACCCTT GTTGATCCTACGAATAATTTTCCATTAGAGTGCGTTATAAGGAGAGTGTTCAGAAGTTCTCAAGGGGATGAATGTATGTTGCTTTGCCCAGTTGATAC GCCTGTTCAGATATTAAAGAGCACAAATATTGATGGCTGGTCGGCT GTTAGTGATGATGAGGTTGATGCAATTCTTCCTTCTGCTGCTTATGCGCTTGCCAAGATACACATGCATATGGTACATAGCGG ATTTTGTTATACAGCTCGAGGAGGGTTTTGCTACTCTGAAGATGATATATTTGATTTCCGCACAG ATGATGGTCAAGGTGTAGATGGCTTGCCAACAGAGGGTGTAGAAATTACATGCTTCCATCTG GATGGTGCACATTACATGATATATACACCATCTGATCCacttctttttgttgctgtaAAG GACAAAAATGGGTTATTGCAAATTGCTGACGAT GATCTCTTGGAGGATCCTGCTATAATAAGTGCCATAGACGAGGAGACCGAGTTTAATGCCTTGGTG GAGGAAGAGGCAGCTCTTCTTGATTCATTATTAGGGAAAGAATAG
- the LOC125423721 gene encoding cyclin-dependent kinase E-1 isoform X1, with protein MGDGSSGGGGNRGLVASGNSNSNNNNNSNSNSNNSSSNNNKPQWLQQYDLIGKIGEGTYGLVFLARTKSPNNRGKSIAIKKFKQSKDGDGVSPTAIREIMLLREISHENVVKLVNVHINHVDMSLYLAFDYAEHDLYEIIRHHRDKVNQGINPYTVKSLLWQLLNGLNYLHSNWIIHRDLKPSNILVMGDGEEQGVVKIADFGLARIYQAPLKSLSENGVVVTIWYRAPELLLGAKHYTSAVDMWAVGCIFAELLTLKPLFQGAEVKAPPNPFQLDQLDKIFKVLGHPTLEKWPTLANLPHWQQDLQHIQGHKYDNHGLHGFVHLPLKSAAYDLLSKMLEYDPRKRITAAQALEHEYFRVEPLPGRNALVPPQGEKVVNYPTRPVDTTTDFEGTTSLQPSQPVSSGNTVSGSMQPAHGVTGRSVPRPLLGMPRMQPQGMAPYNLASQAGMGGGMNPGGIPMQRGVSAHQQQQFLQQLRRKDAGMGMGGYPPQQKPRRM; from the exons ATGGGGGACGGAAGCTCCGGCGGCGGCGGCAACAGAGGGCTGGTGGCTAGCGGCAATTCAAacagcaacaataataataatagcaatagcAATAGCAATaacagcagcagcaacaacaacaaaccGCAGTGGCTGCAGCAGTACGATCTCATTGGCAAGATTGGTGAAGGAACCTACGGCCTCGTCTTCCTCGCACGCACTAAATCTCCTAACAATCGCGGAAAATCCATTGCCATCAAGAAATTCAAGCAGTCCAAGGACGGCGATGGTGTCTCCCCTACCGCCATACGTGAAATCatg TTATTGCGGGAGATATCGCACGAGAATGTGGTGAAGTTGGTGAATGTTCATATTAACCATGTGGACATGTCGCTCTATCTTGCATTTGATTACGCCGAGCATGACCTCTAT GAAATTATTCGGCATCACAGGGACAAGGTTAACCAAGGTATCAATCCATACACTGTTAAGTCATTGCTATGGCAGCTGCTCAATGGACTGAATTATCTCCACAG TAATTGGATTATCCATCGAGATCTGAAGCCATCTAATATCTTG GTTATGGGTGACGGGGAGGAGCAGGGAGTTGTTAAAATTGCTGATTTTGGACTTGCAAGAATATATCAAGCTCCCCTGAAGTCATTATCCGAAAATGGG GTTGTGGTGACCATTTGGTATCGAGCACCAGAGTTGCTCCTTGGGGCGAAGCACTATACAAGTGCTGTTG ACATGTGGGCTGTTGGTTGCATTTTTGCTGAGCTTTTGACTCTGAAGCCACTATTTCAAGGAGCAGAAGTGAAAGCCCCTCCAAATCCTTTCCAG CTTGATCAACTTGACAAGATATTCAAGGTTTTag GTCATCCCACACTAGAAAAGTGGCCAACACTTGCAAATCTTCCACATTGGCAACAAGACCTACAACATATTCAAGGTCATAAATA CGACAATCATGGACTGCATGGATTTGTTCATCTCCCTCTAAAAAGTGCTGCATATGATCTCTTGTCTAAGATGCTCGA GTATGATCCTCGAAAGCGTATAACAGCAGCACAAGCTCTAGAGCATGA GTATTTTCGCGTTGAACCTTTACCAGGACGCAA TGCTCTAGTACCCCCCCAAGGAGAGAAAGTTGTCAATTATCCTACTCGTCCGGTAGACACAACTACAGATTTTGAAGGGACAACTAGTCTTCAGCCTTCACAGCCG GTATCATCTGGAAATACAGTATCGGGAAGCATGCAACCTGCTCATGGAGTGACAGGCCGATCTGTCCCACGGCCATTGCTTGGCATGCCGAGGATGCAGCCTCAGGGCATGGCACCTTATAATCTCGCATCTCAGGCTGGGATGGGTGGTGGGATGAACCCTGGTGGCATCCCAATGCAACGTGGTGTCTCTGCTCATCAGCAGCAACAG TTTCTTCAACAGTTAAGAAGGAAAGATGCAGGAATGGGAATGGGCGGATACCCTCCACAACAGAAACCAAGACGCATGTGA
- the LOC107425353 gene encoding protein DOG1-like 4, whose product MSSSTVMPTTSSSYLSSSVMENNNHPDRQTFQKFFEFWMVEQEQHRQQLVSATKHRHGRRTINVAANQTTASEDEVETVLIPLIDRVMKHYEHYYSAKSKCAKQDVFGFLSPSWLSSLEDAFLWIGGWRPSMAFHLLYSKSGLQLEAIPLHHLINGISTDDLADLSPRQLVHVDGLQQSTIKEEKKITEMMAKHQETVADASMVELSHMVTELIMLKSSHTDSACLNGGGAEVEKERVDTTLALKEEGLEVILQRADDLRLRTLEAIVNDVLTPTQAVHFLIAAAELHLRLHDWGKKREAQIRCPQNSTT is encoded by the coding sequence ATGTCGTCATCGACTGTCATGCCCAccacttcttcttcttatctctcaTCCTCTGTCATGGAAAACAACAACCATCCCGACCGCCAAACTTTCCAGAAGTTCTTCGAATTTTGGATGGTTGAGCAAGAGCAGCATCGTCAACAACTCGTCTCCGCCACCAAACACCGCCACGGACGAAGAACCATCAACGTTGCGGCCAACCAAACAACGGCCTCTGAGGATGAGGTCGAGACAGTATTGATTCCGCTGATCGACAGAGTTATGAAGCATTACGAACATTATTACAGTGCCAAATCCAAGTGTGCCAAGCAAGATGTCTTTGGCTTCCTATCCCCATCTTGGCTGAGCTCTTTGGAGGATGCTTTTCTCTGGATCGGCGGATGGCGGCCCAGCATGGCTTTCCATTTGCTTTATTCCAAGTCCGGACTTCAACTTGAAGCCATTCCACTCCACCACTTGATTAATGGCATCTCAACAGACGATCTGGCAGATCTTTCGCCCCGGCAACTTGTCCATGTGGATGGGTTGCAGCAGAGTACCATCAAAGAGGAGAAAAAGATAACTGAAATGATGGCCAAGCACCAGGAGACTGTGGCTGATGCTTCCATGGTTGAACTTTCTCACATGGTCACTGAATTGATCATGTTGAAGAGCTCCCACACCGATTCGGCCTGTTTGAATGGCGGTGGAGCTGAAGTGGAGAAGGAGCGAGTGGACACGACTCTGGCACTCAAAGAGGAAGGTTTGGAGGTGATATTGCAGAGAGCTGATGATCTACGGCTGAGAACTCTGGAAGCTATTGTTAATGATGTGTTGACTCCGACCCAGGCCGTTCATTTCTTGATCGCTGCGGCTGAGTTGCATCTTAGGCTTCATGACTGGGGAAAGAAGAGGGAAGCTCAAATTCGTTGTCCCCAAAACTCTACAACGTAA
- the LOC107425367 gene encoding aldehyde dehydrogenase family 3 member H1, protein MKGLCINPFNNSSVLGGSKNGIVITNSFHKNNYPTHRSFPKIVFSSSSFKISCSATLSVVGEVEEKKTFDSDEATLLLKDLQKVFRSGRTKSYEWRISQLNSILKMLKEKEKDITDAIYKDLSKPQLESFVSEISTAKASCKHALEELSSWMEPEKVQTAITTYPSSAEIVSEPLGVVLVISTWNFPFLLSIDPVIGAISAGNAVVLKPSELAPATSSLLAKLLEEYLDNSAIRVVEGAIPETTALLEQNWDKILYTGSAKVARIVMAAAAKHLTPVVLELGGKCPAVVDSDINLKVAARRLIAGKWALNNGQACIAVDYIITTKEFAPKLIDALKNEIKKCFGENLIESKDKSRIISPSHFARLVKLIDEDKVSKKIVFGGERDENQLQIAPTILLNVPEDSDLMKEEIFGPILPILTVEKIEDSFDIINSKPKPLVAYLFTNNDQLKKNFVQNISSGGMLVNDVVLHLTVKGLPFGGVGESGMGSYHGKFSFDAFSHQKAVMYRSFDGDASLRYPPYTPEKEKLLKVLISGNLYKIFLTLIGMV, encoded by the exons ATGAAAGGCCTCTGCATTAACCCTTTTAACAATTCCAG TGTCTTGGGTGGTAGCAAAAATGGTATTGTCATCACTAACTCATTTCACAAAAACAACTATCCAACCCATCGATCTTTCCCCAAGATTGTCTTCTCGTCAAGCTC CTTCAAAATTAGTTGCTCTGCAACTCTTTCGGTAGTTGGGGAAGTGGAAGAGAAGAAAACATTCGATTCAGATGAAGCAACATTGTTGTTAAAAGATCTACAGAAAGTTTTTAGATCTGGAAGAACAAAGAGCTATGAATGGAGAATTTCACAGCTAAATAGTATACTCAAAAtgcttaaagaaaaagaaaaagatattacTGACGCTATATACAAAGACCTTTCAAAGCCTCAACTTGAATCCTTTGTTTCTGAG ATTTCTACTGCAAAAGCCTCATGCAAACATGCACTTGAAGAACTGAGTAGTTGGATGGAACCAGAAAAG gtCCAAACTGCAATTACAACATATCCATCATCAGCAGAGATTGTATCAGAACCTCTAGGAGTGGTTCTGGTCATATCAACATGGAACTTTCCTTTCT TGTTATCTATAGATCCAGTAATTGGAGCAATATCAGCAGGGAATGCAGTGGTACTAAAACCATCAGAACTTGCACCAGCCACATCAAGCTTGCTTGCAAAACTGTTAGAAGAATACTTGGATAACTCTGCCATCAGAGTTGTTGAAGGAGCTATTCCTGAAACTACTGCACTTTTGGAGCAAAACTGGGATAAAATTCTATACACAG ggagtgCAAAAGTAGCTCGTATTGTGATGGCTGCTGCTGCAAAGCACCTTACACCAGTAGTTCTTGAGCTTGGTGGGAAGTGCCCTGCTGTTGTCGATTCTGATATCAACTTGAAG GTTGCTGCGAGGAGATTAATAGCAGGAAAGTGGGCATTGAATAATGGGCAAGCTTGTATTGCTGTCGATTATATAATTACAACTAAAGAATTTGCTCCAAAGTTG ATAGATGCTCTGAAGAATGAAATAAAGAAGTGTTTCGGGGAAAATCTAATTGAATCCAAAGACAAATCTCGTATAATTAGCCCATCTCATTTTGCACGTTTGGTGAAACTCATAGATGAAGATAAAGTCTCAAAAAAGATTGTCTTTGGAGGTGAAAGGGATGAGAACCAGCT ACAGATAGCACCAACTATATTATTGAATGTTCCCGAGGACTCTGATCTAATGAAAGAGGAGATATTTGGGCCAATTCTGCCTATTCTCACG GTGGAGAAGATAGAAGATAGTTTTGATATAATAAATTCAAAGCCAAAGCCTCTTGTAGCATATCTTTTCACTAACAATGATCAACTGAAGAAGAACTTCGTGCAGAATATATCTTCAGGAGGGATGCTCGTGAACGATGTCGTTCTACAT CTTACAGTAAAAGGCTTACCATTTGGAGGAGTTGGCGAAAGTGGGATGGGTTCATATCATGGGAAATTCTCATTTGATGCATTCAGCCACCAGAAGGCAGTTATGTATAGAAGTTTTGATGGGGATGCTTCCCTAAGATATCCACCGTACACtcctgaaaaagaaaaattattgaagGTTCTCATTAGTGGTAACCTTTACAAGATTTTCCTTACCTTAATTGGTATGGTTTAA